The proteins below are encoded in one region of Acidithiobacillus ferrooxidans ATCC 23270:
- a CDS encoding rhodanese-like domain-containing protein, with product MSHLIKEATCQQALAALGDRDSVVIDVRCQEEYALYGQIAGAHLIPWKLIRDDALVDNQHFHREVKNAVSNCKGGLGGFKLYFICGSGNRSCDAAECALDMLGDDGYEVYNVVGGIDEWVCSGLPTSPAALSA from the coding sequence ATGTCCCACCTAATCAAAGAAGCAACCTGTCAGCAGGCGCTTGCGGCGCTGGGCGATCGCGATTCCGTCGTCATTGACGTGCGATGCCAGGAGGAATATGCGTTATACGGGCAAATCGCGGGGGCGCACCTCATCCCGTGGAAGCTGATTCGTGATGACGCACTGGTGGATAATCAGCATTTTCACCGCGAAGTGAAAAACGCCGTGAGCAACTGCAAGGGGGGCTTGGGCGGTTTCAAGCTATACTTCATCTGCGGTAGCGGAAACCGTTCCTGTGATGCTGCGGAATGCGCCCTGGACATGCTGGGAGACGATGGTTACGAGGTTTATAACGTCGTCGGCGGTATAGATGAGTGGGTCTGCAGTGGCCTGCCGACATCGCCTGCTGCCCTCTCGGCGTAG
- a CDS encoding TlpA disulfide reductase family protein, giving the protein MSKTVWPMAKVAIIAMIGAFLLWISLIKPMLHKSDVATATIPLVNGKTLDVTALRGKVVVLNFWSPDCPPCIQELPDLERLYQTYRAQGLVVVGIATPGSSRSRSLAAAAMAHVTYPLSVDQNGTLTRAVGGIMVTPTQVIIDREGRVIDKYQGVVSGEEPMDEILRALQQK; this is encoded by the coding sequence ATGTCAAAAACGGTTTGGCCTATGGCCAAAGTGGCCATCATCGCGATGATCGGCGCATTCCTGCTGTGGATCAGCCTTATCAAGCCCATGCTTCATAAGTCCGATGTGGCAACGGCAACCATTCCGCTGGTGAATGGCAAAACCTTGGATGTAACGGCGCTGCGCGGCAAGGTCGTGGTATTGAATTTCTGGTCTCCCGATTGCCCGCCCTGTATCCAGGAACTGCCCGATCTGGAACGACTTTATCAGACCTACCGCGCGCAGGGTCTGGTGGTGGTAGGCATCGCCACGCCGGGATCGTCCAGGTCCAGAAGCCTCGCCGCCGCAGCCATGGCCCACGTGACTTATCCTTTATCTGTGGATCAAAATGGCACCCTCACCCGTGCAGTGGGCGGAATCATGGTTACACCCACACAGGTAATCATCGACAGGGAAGGGCGGGTGATCGACAAATACCAGGGCGTCGTTTCCGGGGAGGAGCCGATGGACGAGATTCTGCGGGCATTACAGCAGAAGTGA
- a CDS encoding TQO small subunit DoxD, with product MGSATSVNGSTFSVDRGWRLAAIGLLAVRFVQGWIYWGGGTRRFIYGPQKLDAWGGGHWMAYKFQTAMPGALLGTEHLVSFLLQHFVLLYVGVIVFSLVELFAGFMLITGLLTRIAALTTIGLSFVLMLLFGWQGATCIDEWTMAASNFAMGVTLLLVGGGAYSLDNWLLAKKPGLAQKGWFRWMGGSLPLPLSDQAYKKFALVLFWIAVAFIVGTYSYYRGSVVTPFHGGPVSPSKHHWSLSNGRLQGDGTVTFHAYVDAGTPEAPSNVLHVTLVDPRNGSVVEEWDSAKLAALPKTALKNDYDYQKIHIGKYGITGPVGSKATIILPPAASDLKLPAGTYTLKLNSVNGSVWTIPLQR from the coding sequence ATGGGTAGTGCAACGAGCGTAAACGGCAGTACATTTTCAGTGGACAGAGGATGGCGCCTGGCGGCGATAGGGCTGCTCGCCGTGCGTTTTGTGCAGGGTTGGATTTACTGGGGCGGCGGCACCAGACGGTTCATCTACGGCCCGCAAAAGCTGGATGCGTGGGGTGGCGGGCACTGGATGGCCTATAAGTTTCAGACGGCCATGCCGGGTGCCCTGCTGGGCACGGAGCATCTCGTCTCCTTCCTGCTGCAGCATTTCGTTCTGCTCTATGTCGGGGTCATCGTCTTCAGCCTGGTGGAGCTATTTGCGGGCTTCATGCTCATCACCGGCCTGCTGACGCGCATCGCCGCCCTGACCACCATCGGCTTGTCCTTCGTGCTGATGCTCCTGTTCGGTTGGCAGGGGGCTACCTGCATAGACGAATGGACCATGGCCGCATCCAATTTCGCCATGGGCGTGACCCTCCTGCTGGTGGGCGGAGGCGCTTATTCCCTGGACAACTGGCTCCTCGCGAAAAAGCCCGGCCTGGCCCAAAAAGGGTGGTTTCGCTGGATGGGCGGCAGTTTGCCGTTGCCCCTGAGCGATCAGGCCTACAAGAAATTCGCGCTGGTGCTGTTCTGGATCGCCGTCGCTTTCATCGTCGGTACCTACAGCTACTATCGCGGCTCGGTGGTCACCCCTTTCCATGGCGGCCCCGTGAGCCCCTCCAAACATCATTGGTCCCTCTCTAACGGCCGCCTGCAAGGGGACGGCACGGTGACCTTCCATGCCTATGTGGACGCGGGCACCCCCGAAGCACCATCCAACGTGCTGCATGTCACACTTGTCGACCCCCGGAATGGCAGTGTGGTCGAGGAGTGGGATAGCGCCAAGCTTGCCGCCTTGCCCAAAACGGCCTTGAAAAACGACTATGATTATCAAAAAATTCATATCGGTAAATACGGGATCACCGGCCCGGTGGGTTCCAAGGCTACCATTATCCTGCCCCCAGCGGCGAGCGATCTGAAGCTGCCGGCAGGTACTTATACGCTCAAGCTGAATTCGGTAAATGGCAGCGTCTGGACCATACCCCTGCAACGCTGA
- a CDS encoding substrate-binding domain-containing protein: protein MTKSSTLRLAPLLAAASLMVFGTCAVAADNGWGAPGEFHGTKSQVFPPWQNGANNPATSKGLDFTIPEVDNLPDFHGSIDNPKLSIFVGGNYFFAMAPLVAAFEKEHPEIKGRIYYETIPPGLLIRQMEHGNTITVGNMTWTVKPDVYAAGLQKVDYYVQHGLLKGPAVPYVTNDLTIMVPKGNPAHISGLQDLGKPGMRLVMPNPAWEGIARQIKMSLTKAGGPALATAVYDTKVKNGETILTEIHHRQSPMFLMQGRAVAGVTWKSEAIFQEKIGNPIGNVAIPAQFNTKAIYAAAAVKDAPHPKWAEAWVNFLKSPTALHIFEEYGFQPYTQGK from the coding sequence ATGACGAAAAGCAGCACACTACGGCTGGCCCCACTGCTGGCAGCCGCCTCCCTGATGGTTTTTGGTACCTGCGCCGTGGCGGCGGACAACGGCTGGGGTGCCCCGGGCGAGTTCCATGGCACGAAGAGTCAGGTATTTCCTCCCTGGCAAAATGGCGCCAACAATCCAGCGACCTCCAAAGGTCTGGATTTTACCATCCCAGAAGTCGACAACCTGCCGGATTTTCACGGTAGCATCGACAACCCGAAACTGAGCATCTTCGTGGGGGGTAACTACTTTTTTGCCATGGCACCGCTGGTGGCCGCGTTTGAGAAGGAGCACCCGGAGATCAAAGGCAGAATCTATTACGAGACCATTCCGCCGGGCTTGCTGATCCGGCAGATGGAGCATGGCAATACCATCACGGTGGGGAACATGACCTGGACGGTCAAGCCCGACGTATACGCCGCCGGGTTGCAGAAAGTGGACTATTACGTTCAGCACGGTCTGCTAAAGGGGCCGGCGGTGCCTTATGTCACCAACGACCTCACCATCATGGTTCCCAAGGGCAACCCGGCCCACATCAGCGGACTCCAGGATCTGGGCAAACCCGGAATGCGGCTGGTCATGCCCAATCCCGCATGGGAGGGCATCGCCCGGCAAATCAAGATGAGCCTCACGAAGGCGGGTGGACCGGCACTGGCCACCGCGGTGTATGACACCAAGGTAAAGAACGGCGAAACCATTCTGACGGAAATTCACCACCGCCAGAGTCCCATGTTCCTGATGCAGGGAAGGGCCGTTGCCGGAGTAACCTGGAAATCCGAAGCCATCTTCCAGGAAAAGATCGGCAATCCCATCGGCAACGTCGCGATTCCGGCCCAATTCAATACCAAGGCCATCTATGCGGCTGCTGCAGTCAAGGATGCGCCTCACCCCAAATGGGCAGAGGCGTGGGTAAACTTCCTCAAGTCGCCAACGGCCCTGCACATCTTCGAAGAGTATGGCTTTCAGCCGTATACCCAGGGGAAGTGA
- the tetH gene encoding thiosulfate dehydrogenase yields the protein MSNEQNLLSRRDAMKHALWGAGALAVGAVGTQTSAVAAGLSGNPGNLLPTGARSLKELGERLAKTPRRRDFKTVPMILTKPDEWDDAALREIIHYAGGPKQVWDNTDVSSPWLNLMRNSMNVQVWSFRHPDFLCVSATHGSAHWALYDDFIWNKYLAQMTGGKWKDNEWIKEPPAAAADPANFENPEGVFSPGDNSVTVLQRRGAVFLGCHNGIWEITEGVLKKGINPDGLSHEQMAAEFTNHLIPGVILTPGVVGTLPELQLAGFQYAK from the coding sequence ATGAGTAACGAGCAAAATCTGCTGAGCCGTCGCGACGCCATGAAACATGCATTGTGGGGTGCCGGAGCCCTGGCTGTGGGTGCCGTGGGTACCCAGACGAGCGCCGTGGCGGCCGGCCTGAGCGGGAATCCCGGCAACTTGTTGCCGACTGGCGCCAGGAGTCTGAAGGAACTCGGCGAACGCCTGGCCAAAACGCCGCGGCGGCGCGACTTCAAAACGGTTCCCATGATCCTCACCAAACCCGACGAATGGGATGATGCGGCGCTGAGGGAGATCATCCATTACGCCGGTGGCCCCAAACAGGTCTGGGATAATACCGATGTTTCCAGTCCGTGGCTGAACTTGATGCGCAACAGCATGAATGTGCAGGTCTGGTCGTTCAGGCATCCGGATTTCCTCTGTGTATCGGCCACCCATGGCAGCGCCCACTGGGCGCTGTACGACGATTTCATCTGGAACAAATATCTGGCGCAGATGACCGGCGGAAAATGGAAAGACAATGAATGGATCAAAGAACCGCCGGCGGCGGCGGCCGACCCCGCCAACTTTGAGAATCCCGAAGGAGTGTTCTCTCCGGGGGACAACAGTGTCACGGTATTGCAGCGTCGCGGTGCCGTTTTCCTGGGCTGTCACAACGGCATCTGGGAAATCACCGAAGGCGTACTCAAGAAGGGCATCAATCCCGATGGCCTCAGCCATGAACAGATGGCGGCCGAGTTTACCAACCATCTCATTCCCGGTGTCATCCTGACGCCGGGGGTGGTAGGTACGTTGCCGGAACTGCAGTTGGCCGGCTTTCAATACGCAAAATAG
- a CDS encoding YeeE/YedE thiosulfate transporter family protein, with the protein METIVWGFMFGAILQYARLNRFNTIAGMAVLQNLAVAKTMAFTVGLGMLLLQSEILLGWADYHVKPLILVGVVVGGLLFGVGMAVLGYCPGTVAISLGQGNLDALVGIIGGLCGALVFAVVYPSLNPLLGPNLGALSVRSLLPDDILFWSVTSAVAILFMGIALYLQKLQHHDWRWLHAAVGLALLNCVLTLPFVAGHPMGASTAFPYAAMTITELGAESYQAAIAAPGAWELWFLTGAFLAGLVFALLHRSFRISSVPELWVRYHGPKPAKRFFWAFVGGFLLLFGARMAGGCTSGHVISGGMQLAISSLVFAVVVFAAFLTTGHYFYRIRQAVPIPPSPRIVEVNEMEAR; encoded by the coding sequence ATGGAGACCATCGTTTGGGGTTTCATGTTCGGGGCGATTCTGCAATATGCGCGCCTGAACCGATTTAACACCATAGCGGGCATGGCGGTGCTGCAAAATCTCGCCGTCGCCAAAACCATGGCCTTCACTGTCGGCCTGGGGATGCTTTTGTTGCAGTCCGAGATCCTCCTGGGATGGGCGGACTACCACGTCAAGCCCCTGATCCTCGTCGGCGTGGTCGTGGGCGGACTGCTCTTCGGCGTGGGCATGGCCGTGCTCGGCTATTGTCCGGGCACCGTCGCCATATCCCTGGGCCAGGGCAATCTCGATGCCCTGGTCGGCATCATCGGCGGTTTGTGCGGCGCCCTGGTTTTTGCCGTGGTCTACCCCTCCCTAAATCCCCTTCTCGGCCCGAACCTGGGCGCCCTGTCTGTCCGCAGCCTGTTGCCCGATGACATCCTGTTCTGGAGCGTCACCAGTGCCGTGGCGATCCTGTTCATGGGAATCGCCTTGTATTTACAGAAATTGCAGCATCATGACTGGCGCTGGCTGCACGCCGCCGTGGGTCTGGCGTTGCTCAACTGCGTACTCACCCTGCCCTTTGTCGCCGGTCACCCCATGGGCGCATCCACGGCCTTTCCTTATGCGGCCATGACCATTACCGAACTGGGCGCGGAATCCTACCAGGCCGCCATCGCGGCGCCAGGCGCATGGGAATTATGGTTTCTCACCGGGGCGTTTCTGGCCGGGCTGGTGTTTGCCCTGCTGCACCGCAGCTTTCGCATCTCCAGCGTGCCCGAGTTGTGGGTGCGGTATCACGGTCCCAAGCCGGCCAAACGTTTTTTCTGGGCGTTCGTCGGCGGCTTCCTGCTCCTCTTCGGGGCGCGCATGGCGGGCGGATGCACCTCTGGCCACGTGATTTCCGGGGGAATGCAACTGGCGATCAGCAGCCTGGTGTTCGCCGTGGTCGTATTCGCGGCATTCCTGACAACCGGTCATTATTTTTATCGGATACGCCAGGCAGTGCCTATCCCGCCCTCACCCCGGATCGTCGAGGTCAACGAGATGGAAGCCCGTTGA
- a CDS encoding MarC family protein, with protein MPVAAELHSALQTLIALLAILNPVGAIPIFIALTSDEDPQQRLATAKLASRAVAVVLLTSAFLGEYILQFFGISIAAFQVAGGMVLMLLAFNMLQAKSSRYRHTPEEAAEGMQKEAVAVVPLAIPLLAGPGTMVTVIIAHHKNASWLASGLLIIDILVIAGVAYAALRLAEPLSRRLGVTGINISTRIFGLVLAAIAVTFIANGLAALFPGLVHIRMS; from the coding sequence ATGCCTGTGGCCGCTGAACTGCACAGCGCATTGCAAACGCTCATCGCCCTGCTCGCGATCCTCAATCCCGTCGGCGCCATCCCCATTTTCATTGCCCTGACCAGCGACGAAGACCCACAACAACGACTCGCCACGGCGAAGCTGGCATCGCGCGCCGTCGCCGTGGTGCTGCTCACGTCGGCGTTCCTGGGGGAATATATCCTGCAATTCTTCGGGATCAGCATCGCCGCCTTTCAGGTGGCGGGCGGCATGGTACTCATGCTGCTGGCCTTCAATATGTTGCAGGCCAAGTCCAGTCGCTATCGCCACACCCCGGAGGAAGCCGCCGAGGGCATGCAGAAAGAGGCCGTCGCCGTAGTCCCTCTCGCCATCCCGCTGCTCGCGGGTCCCGGCACCATGGTCACCGTAATCATTGCCCATCACAAAAATGCGTCGTGGCTGGCCAGCGGCCTGCTGATCATCGACATCCTGGTAATCGCCGGAGTGGCCTATGCGGCCCTGCGCCTGGCGGAGCCCCTGTCTCGCCGGCTGGGGGTGACGGGCATCAACATCTCTACCCGTATCTTCGGGCTGGTGCTCGCCGCCATTGCGGTGACCTTCATCGCCAACGGTCTGGCCGCCTTGTTTCCGGGTCTGGTACACATCCGCATGTCCTGA
- a CDS encoding FmdB family zinc ribbon protein yields MPTYEYVCKDCGHHLSVEQRMSDPRLTDCPHCGKPGLERQLSAGGFALKGSGWYQTDFKGGSKAGESKPEAAAVPSCPAGGCACH; encoded by the coding sequence ATGCCAACTTACGAGTATGTATGCAAGGATTGCGGGCACCACTTGAGCGTCGAGCAGCGCATGAGTGATCCCCGCCTGACCGACTGCCCTCATTGCGGAAAGCCGGGGCTGGAGCGGCAACTGAGCGCAGGGGGCTTCGCCCTGAAGGGCTCCGGCTGGTACCAGACCGATTTCAAGGGTGGCAGCAAGGCCGGCGAGAGCAAGCCGGAAGCAGCCGCTGTGCCTTCCTGTCCCGCCGGGGGTTGTGCCTGTCATTGA
- the aspS gene encoding aspartate--tRNA ligase, with the protein MRTHYCNGIHEGLIGQTVTLCGWAQRRRDHGGVIFIDLRDREGLVQIVADPDQVDAFAAANECRSEFVLQVEGVLRARPAGTENPHMPSGKVELAAARIRILNRSEPVPFPLDEEDIAENLRLKYRYLDLRRPEMLHRLRLRHQVTRFVRGYLDNAGFIDVETPVLTRSTPEGARDYLVPSRTQPGHFFALPQSPQLFKQLLMVAGLDRYYQITKCFRDEDLRADRQPEFTQIDIEASFVDEEAVMGTAEPMIRGLFAEVLGVQLPDPFPRMTYRDAMHRFGVDRPDLRNPLELTELTDLMRAVDFKVFREAAERPHGRVACLRVPGGAQLSRAQIDAYTQFTAIYGARGLAWIKVNALDQGNEGLQSPIVKFLPEMVLSEILRRSGAAAGDILFFGADTAKIVNEALGNLRNRVAADLGLLEGEWCPVWITDFPMFDYDDKEDRWTSTHHPFTAPQTEHLETLGQDPGNALARAYDLVLNGNEIGGGSIRIHQEAVQEKVFAALGIGAEEARDKFGFLLDALHYGAPPHGGLAFGLDRLVMLLCGAETIRDVIAFPKTQKAGCLLTEAPGTVADKQLQELGIRLRPGVGGGVPNP; encoded by the coding sequence ATGCGGACACACTATTGTAACGGCATTCACGAAGGCCTGATCGGCCAGACGGTCACCCTCTGCGGCTGGGCGCAACGGCGTCGCGACCACGGTGGCGTCATTTTCATAGACCTGCGGGACCGCGAAGGTCTGGTGCAGATCGTCGCCGATCCGGACCAGGTCGACGCCTTCGCGGCCGCCAACGAATGCCGCAGCGAGTTTGTGCTGCAGGTCGAGGGTGTTCTCCGTGCCCGTCCCGCGGGTACCGAGAATCCCCACATGCCCAGTGGCAAGGTCGAGCTGGCCGCAGCGCGCATCCGTATTCTCAACCGATCCGAGCCGGTCCCCTTCCCCCTGGATGAGGAAGACATCGCCGAGAACCTCCGGCTCAAGTACCGCTATCTCGACCTGCGCCGTCCGGAAATGCTCCATCGTCTGCGCCTGCGCCATCAGGTCACCCGCTTCGTGCGCGGCTATCTGGACAATGCCGGCTTTATCGACGTGGAAACCCCCGTCCTTACCCGCTCCACCCCCGAAGGCGCCCGTGACTATCTGGTGCCGTCGCGCACCCAGCCGGGACACTTTTTCGCGCTGCCCCAGAGCCCGCAGCTCTTCAAGCAGCTTCTGATGGTGGCGGGACTGGACCGCTATTACCAGATCACCAAGTGCTTCCGCGACGAAGACTTGCGAGCCGATCGTCAGCCGGAATTCACCCAGATCGATATCGAGGCCTCGTTTGTCGATGAAGAGGCCGTCATGGGGACTGCCGAGCCCATGATTCGCGGGCTGTTTGCCGAGGTGTTGGGCGTGCAGTTGCCCGATCCCTTCCCGCGGATGACCTACCGGGACGCCATGCACCGCTTCGGCGTCGATCGCCCCGATCTACGCAATCCGCTGGAACTGACAGAGCTCACCGATCTCATGCGCGCGGTGGACTTCAAAGTGTTCCGCGAAGCCGCCGAACGTCCGCATGGGCGGGTGGCCTGCCTGCGGGTGCCCGGTGGCGCCCAGCTCAGCCGGGCGCAGATCGATGCCTATACCCAGTTCACCGCCATCTACGGGGCCAGGGGCCTGGCCTGGATCAAGGTGAATGCCCTGGATCAGGGTAACGAAGGCCTGCAATCCCCCATCGTCAAGTTCCTGCCGGAAATGGTCCTGAGCGAAATCCTCCGGCGCAGCGGCGCAGCGGCGGGCGACATCCTCTTTTTCGGCGCGGATACCGCCAAAATCGTCAACGAGGCTCTCGGCAACCTGCGTAACCGTGTCGCCGCTGATCTGGGTTTGCTGGAGGGCGAATGGTGCCCGGTCTGGATCACCGACTTCCCCATGTTCGACTATGACGACAAGGAGGATCGCTGGACTTCCACCCATCATCCTTTTACCGCGCCGCAGACGGAACACCTGGAAACCCTCGGTCAGGATCCCGGCAATGCCTTGGCGCGGGCCTACGATCTGGTGCTCAATGGCAACGAGATCGGCGGCGGCAGCATCCGCATCCATCAGGAGGCGGTACAGGAAAAGGTCTTCGCCGCCCTCGGTATCGGGGCGGAAGAAGCCCGGGACAAATTCGGCTTCCTGCTCGATGCCCTGCATTATGGGGCGCCACCCCACGGTGGTCTGGCTTTCGGGCTGGATCGACTGGTGATGCTCCTGTGCGGCGCCGAGACCATTCGTGACGTGATCGCCTTTCCCAAGACGCAAAAGGCCGGTTGCCTGCTCACCGAAGCCCCCGGTACGGTCGCCGACAAGCAGCTTCAGGAACTCGGCATCCGCCTGCGCCCCGGTGTCGGGGGTGGCGTTCCCAATCCCTGA
- the nadA gene encoding quinolinate synthase NadA has translation MGVETVRIQGLRSSDAAELDARIRRAKAALGKRAVILGHHYQREEVYRHADFHGDSLQLSRAAAEQEAEFIVFCGVHFMAEVADILSRPEQASILPDLNAGCSMADMADMPQVQRAWEELATVIDVEQEVTPVTYVNSSAALKAFCGVHGGTVCTSSNARKVLDWAFGQRPKALFFPDQHLGRWTGYQLGIPLRDMPVWDPSLPLGGLTPEEIRRARILLWKGHCSVHQMFQPAHIERWRREHPQGQVIAHPEASFEVCQMSDAVGSTDFILRTVKASPPGSAWLVGTEINLVTRLASEVRAEDKTVEFMSPMVCMCSTMFRIDPEQLACSLESLLAGQVVNRIQVDPETAAQARLALERMLAVS, from the coding sequence ATGGGTGTGGAAACGGTGAGGATTCAGGGGCTGCGGAGCAGTGACGCGGCGGAATTGGATGCGCGAATCCGGCGGGCCAAGGCTGCGCTGGGCAAGCGTGCGGTCATTCTCGGCCACCACTATCAGCGCGAAGAAGTCTATCGCCACGCCGACTTTCATGGCGACTCCTTGCAACTCTCCCGTGCTGCCGCCGAGCAGGAGGCCGAGTTCATCGTCTTCTGCGGCGTTCATTTCATGGCCGAAGTGGCCGATATCCTCAGCCGCCCGGAACAGGCGAGCATCCTGCCGGACCTCAATGCTGGCTGCTCCATGGCCGATATGGCCGACATGCCCCAGGTGCAGCGTGCCTGGGAGGAGCTGGCGACGGTGATCGATGTGGAGCAGGAGGTGACACCGGTCACTTACGTGAACTCTTCGGCCGCGCTCAAGGCCTTCTGCGGTGTCCACGGCGGTACCGTCTGCACCTCCTCCAATGCCCGCAAGGTGCTCGACTGGGCCTTCGGGCAACGCCCCAAGGCCCTGTTTTTCCCGGATCAGCATCTGGGACGCTGGACCGGGTACCAACTGGGCATTCCCCTGCGCGACATGCCGGTCTGGGACCCCAGCCTGCCGCTGGGCGGCCTCACGCCGGAAGAAATCCGTCGTGCCAGAATCCTGCTCTGGAAGGGGCATTGCTCGGTCCACCAGATGTTTCAGCCGGCCCACATCGAACGCTGGCGCCGCGAGCATCCCCAGGGGCAGGTGATCGCCCATCCGGAGGCGTCTTTTGAAGTCTGCCAGATGTCCGATGCCGTCGGTTCCACGGATTTCATCCTGCGCACGGTCAAGGCCTCGCCACCCGGCAGTGCGTGGCTGGTGGGCACGGAAATCAATCTGGTCACCCGCCTGGCCAGCGAGGTGCGCGCCGAAGACAAGACCGTGGAGTTCATGTCGCCCATGGTCTGCATGTGCTCCACCATGTTCCGCATCGACCCGGAACAACTGGCGTGCTCGCTGGAGAGTCTCCTCGCGGGCCAGGTGGTCAACCGCATCCAGGTGGACCCGGAGACCGCAGCGCAAGCCCGGCTGGCGCTGGAGCGCATGCTGGCGGTTTCCTGA
- a CDS encoding lysophospholipid acyltransferase family protein, whose amino-acid sequence MGQPSAVADQATEWSFTQRGLHALLYGYTRFYQGGRWERSSVPETGPAILACNHVSVLDPLFLVASNQRIISFLVAQEYYDKAWVRRLLEQTYSIPVRRDRRDVAALLQARRMLEDGRVLGIFPEGGINREETQKGLAWLVRESAAPVVPAHISGARQGRSDFSTWVHRQRPLLRYGVPLHFHPDAHADEVLGATMSAIATLA is encoded by the coding sequence ATGGGGCAACCGTCTGCGGTGGCCGACCAGGCAACGGAATGGTCCTTTACCCAGCGTGGCCTACATGCCCTGCTTTATGGCTACACCCGCTTTTATCAGGGAGGCCGCTGGGAGCGCAGCAGCGTTCCCGAGACCGGACCGGCCATCCTCGCCTGCAACCATGTTTCCGTGCTCGACCCTTTATTCCTGGTGGCCAGCAATCAGCGGATCATTTCCTTTCTGGTCGCGCAGGAATATTACGACAAGGCCTGGGTGCGCCGCCTACTGGAGCAGACCTACAGCATCCCCGTACGCCGCGACCGTCGTGACGTGGCCGCCCTCCTGCAGGCGCGACGGATGCTGGAAGACGGACGGGTGCTGGGCATATTTCCCGAGGGCGGGATCAACCGCGAGGAAACCCAGAAAGGCCTTGCCTGGCTGGTGCGGGAAAGCGCCGCGCCGGTGGTGCCCGCCCATATCAGTGGCGCGCGACAAGGCCGCTCGGACTTCAGCACCTGGGTACACCGCCAGCGGCCTTTGCTGCGTTATGGGGTGCCTCTGCATTTTCATCCGGATGCTCACGCCGATGAGGTGCTCGGCGCCACCATGAGCGCCATCGCCACGCTCGCATGA
- a CDS encoding YebC/PmpR family DNA-binding transcriptional regulator gives MSGHSKWSTIKFKKALKDAKRGKIFTRLIREITVAARAGGGDPASNSRLRLALDKAYGANMTKDTIERAIKRGTGELEGVDYEEVTYEGYGPGGVAILIETMTDNKVRTVAEVRHIFSKRGGNMGTAGSVAYQFKKLGLIVFPADADEDRILEAALEAGAEDVVNEGERIAVYTAPSDLHSVVLALEAAGLKPEESEMTMIPENTIEVSGEEAEKLLRLIDFLEENDDVQNVYANYDISDEEMARLEATS, from the coding sequence ATGTCCGGGCATAGTAAGTGGTCCACCATCAAGTTCAAGAAGGCGCTGAAGGACGCCAAGCGTGGCAAGATTTTCACCCGCCTCATCCGCGAAATCACGGTGGCGGCGCGGGCGGGCGGCGGTGATCCGGCCAGCAACTCCCGCTTGCGTCTTGCCCTGGACAAGGCCTACGGGGCCAACATGACCAAAGACACCATCGAGCGGGCGATCAAGCGCGGCACCGGCGAACTGGAAGGCGTGGACTATGAAGAAGTCACCTATGAGGGCTATGGCCCCGGCGGTGTCGCGATCCTGATCGAGACCATGACCGACAACAAGGTGCGGACCGTCGCCGAAGTGCGCCACATATTTTCCAAGCGCGGCGGCAATATGGGTACCGCAGGCTCGGTGGCCTATCAGTTCAAAAAGCTTGGTCTGATTGTTTTCCCGGCGGATGCCGATGAAGACCGGATTCTCGAAGCGGCCCTGGAAGCGGGTGCGGAAGATGTCGTCAACGAAGGCGAGCGGATCGCCGTTTATACGGCTCCATCGGATCTGCACAGCGTGGTTCTGGCCCTGGAAGCGGCGGGGCTCAAGCCGGAAGAAAGTGAAATGACGATGATCCCGGAGAATACGATCGAGGTCAGCGGTGAGGAGGCGGAAAAACTGCTGCGGCTCATCGATTTCCTCGAAGAAAACGATGACGTGCAGAACGTCTATGCCAACTACGACATCAGTGACGAAGAAATGGCCCGCCTGGAAGCGACATCCTGA